Proteins from one Anopheles nili chromosome 2, idAnoNiliSN_F5_01, whole genome shotgun sequence genomic window:
- the LOC128726767 gene encoding uncharacterized protein LOC128726767 — protein MAEAQRLIGISLAKIAQSRVCRGGVSLHKNLLVATVLQKARYIFMEEAYHIVHGHYLQQQQQQQQAQQHQQLMMQENAAAAYLLAAHCDGGGESAGGDDKCGSGELVERHHHPCLLPGGEDELVDPVEEDDGTTATSRGTPPAYGGGECDVGGEVILPTTLGGLPLEPLNMCRHDPARGTDREEEEEEEDEEEDVVPDDVKDERQVAREGGSHDVSHLFLLPALAPWIGGSSSSCEDKENNVAGDVDGASGGFSSFLTASGFGGEVDEDDEEEEEDEEEDDDEEEEEENTCQDLSCHQRKPPTAAVTTPAEQRTSESVQQQFESAVRSKGAMRYFDLGGSNSSDRGGRVERRRRRHRTEGDSRISLVVPVKRRRSSTTGEWDGTDTMAQEEADERILPIALLSAKRMKTGDTPRAANAALLTGPHGQPQFYSSPHDTICQGDAETLSECVNQQLEAENLSTTTSSITSTGNSSSSTSTTTTDVQSDAEGTLAAASPPAPSVESIDRITSLVSIFSFGNLSRSVSTPDFCAAQAQKDTRPDAGGSLLTSQLQHHHHHHHGQRGYLTMTV, from the exons ATGGCGGAAGCCCAGCGGCTGATTGGGATCTCGCTGGCGAAGATCGCGCAATCGCGCGTCTGTCGTGGTGGCGTTTCACTCCACAAGAACCTGCTGGTTGCGACCGTGCTGCAGAAGGCTCGGTACATCTTCATGGAGGAGGCGTATCACATCGTGCACGGGCACtatctccagcagcagcagcagcagcagcaggcgcagcaacat caacagTTGATGATGCAGGAGAACGCGGCTGCCGCGTACCTTTTGGCGGCTCACTGTGACGGGGGTGGTGAATCGGCGGGTGGTGATGATAAGTGTGGTAGTGGTGAGCTGGTGGaacgtcatcatcatccctgTTTGCTGCCTGGTGGTGAGGACGAGCTAGTGGATCCGGTGGAGGAAGATGACGGCACGACGGCCACTTCTCGAGGGACACCACCGGCGTACGGTGGGGGGGAGTGTGATGTAGGAGGAGAAGTCATTCTGCCCACGACCCTTGGCGGGTTGCCGTTGGAGCCACTCAACATGTGCCGGCATGATCCTGCTCGAGGAACTGATCgcgaggaagaggaggaagaagaagatgaagaagaggACGTGGTGCCGGATGACGTGAAGGACGAACGGCAGGTTGCTCGCGAGGGAGGATCACATGACGTGTCGCATTTGTTCCTGCTTCCGGCACTAGCACCGTGGATCGGCGGAAGCAGTAGTTCCTGCGAGGATAAGGAGAACAACGTGGCTGGTGACGTGGatggtgcttccggtggatTTTCCTCATTTCTGACAGCGTCCGGCTTTGGTGGGGAGGTTGATGAAgacgacgaggaggaggaagaggacgaagaggaagacgacgatgaggaggaggaggaggaaaacaCTTGCCAGGATTTGTCCTGCCACCAGCGGAAACCACCGACCGCGGCGGTAACAACACCGGCGGAACAGCGAACGTCCGAAAGTGTGCAGCAGCAATTTGAATCGGCAGTTCGTTCGAAGGGTGCCATGAGGTACTTCGATTTGggtggcagcaacagcagcgatAGGGGTGGTAGGGTGGAACGACGTCGGCGGAGACATCGTACGGAAGGAGACAGCAGGATATCGTTGGTGGTTCCTGTGAAACGACGGCGCTCTTCGACCACCGGTGAGTGGGATGGCACGGATACGATGGCACAAGAGGAGGCTGATG AGCGTATCCTGCCGATCGCGCTGTTGTCCGCGAAAAGGATGAAAACGGGTGATACACCGCGTGCCGCCAATGCTGCCCTTCTCACTGGCCCTCACGGGCAGCCACAGTTTTATTCTTCCCCGCACGACACGATCTGCCAGGGTGATGCCGAAACGCTCTCGGAGTGTGTTAATCAGCAGTTGGAAGCGGAAAACCTTAGCACca CCACCAGTAGTATCACCAGCACCGGCAATAGTAGCAGCTctaccagcaccaccaccacagaCGTGCAATCGGACGCGGAAGGGACACTGGCCGCTGCGTCACCGCCGGCTCCTTCCGTCGAGAGCATCGACCGGATAACGTCCCTGGTGTCGATCTTCAGCTTTGGTAACCTGTCGCGATCGGTTTCGACGCCGGATTTCTGTGCGGCCCAGGCACAGAAGGACACCCGGCCGGATGCGGGTGGTTCGCTGCTGACGAGCCAgctgcagcatcatcatcatcatcatcacgggCAGCGCGGTTACCTGACGATGACGGTGTAA